The proteins below come from a single Indicator indicator isolate 239-I01 chromosome 12, UM_Iind_1.1, whole genome shotgun sequence genomic window:
- the LOC128970198 gene encoding leucine-rich repeat and IQ domain-containing protein 4-like — MDAATSFGCASTGPDPLWRYLTEHDPKYEGKKKLKISGKELASLPTQVFGLDQLQALEMSPERESCLRYQMDLLPQEISRLRNLTCLYVDSNNLKKIPAEIGTLSHLERLTLSNNSLSSLPPEMGALQRLHSLHLANNSLTELPAPLCQLKSLLFLDVSDNKIGTIPSSIRHLEKLETLLLLFNSLESLPEDICRLRNLHTLWLGNNRLQSLPARFGELVNLDWGCNYCSCNFDGNPLESPPPDVCSRGPEEIRDYFLSLHRTQME; from the coding sequence ATGGATGCAGCCACCTCTTTTGGATGTGCCTCCACAGGCCCTGACCCACTCTGGAGGTACCTTACAGAGCACGATCCAAAAtatgaagggaagaagaaactcAAAATCTCAGGCAAAGAGCTGGCATCTCTCCCCACACAGGTCTTTGGTTTGGACCAACTGCAGGCCCTGGAGATGAGCCCAGAAAGAGAGAGCTGCCTGAGGTACCAGATGGACCTTCTGCCCCAAGAGATCAGCCGCCTCAGGAACCTAACCTGCCTCTATGTGGACTCCAACAACTTGAAGAAAATCCCTGCTGAAATTGGCACTTTGAGTCACTTGGAAAGGCTTACTCTGAGCAACAACAGCCTGAGCTCACTGCCCCCAGAAATGGGGGCACTACAAAGGCTGCATAGCCTCCACCTAGCCAACAACAGCCTCACCGAGCTGCCTGCACCCCTCTGTCAGCTGAAGAGCCTCCTCTTTCTGGATGTGAGTGACAACAAGATAGGCACAATCCCTTCCAGCATTCGGCATCTAGAGAAACTGGAAACCCTGCTACTGCTCTTCAACTCACTGGAGAGTTTGCCTGAGGATATCTGCCGTTTAAGGAACCTGCACACGCTTTGGTTGGGAAACAACCGcctccagtcccttccagcAAGATTTGGAGAGCTGGTGAACCTGGACTGGGGATGCAATTACTGTTCGTGCAACTTTGATGGGAATCCACTGGAAAGTCCTCCCCCTGATGTGTGCAGCAGAGGCCCTGAAGAGATCAGAGACTATTTCTTGTCATTACATAGGACTCAGATGGAGTGA